Proteins found in one Coleofasciculaceae cyanobacterium genomic segment:
- a CDS encoding NAD(P)/FAD-dependent oxidoreductase yields the protein MSYKRAKIIVIGAGFAGLRAIQKLAKVNADIILIDRNNYHTFIPLLYQVATGFVAPETVTYPIRKSLRSIANARFIKGEVQKIDFAAKVVQTEAMNLTYDYLVLATGSKTQFLGVDGAEQYALPMRALADAVNIHDRLINNFERATICQDRARRIQLLTIAIIGGGATGVELAGSIQELVKATLAKDYPKINPQEVRVILIHSGATLLQDYPEHLGNYTSRQLRRRGVRVHLRSRVNEVLPGAIKLNNGELLETAAIIWTAGVEADHPEAEAELPTASKAKISVESTLQLPNYPQVYAVGDVALVKQDGEPLLGIAPEALQQGTTVAQNLTRQLRGLPPKPFNYFNKGKAAIIARNSGVAYLFGKIPLQGFAAWLLWLAIHLYYLPGIANRSVILGSWLRDYLTRERDMRQLFNHR from the coding sequence GTGTCGTATAAAAGAGCCAAAATAATTGTTATCGGTGCTGGTTTCGCCGGGTTGAGAGCGATTCAAAAGTTGGCTAAAGTAAATGCTGACATTATATTAATCGACCGAAACAACTATCATACTTTTATCCCCCTACTTTACCAGGTAGCAACTGGCTTTGTTGCTCCAGAAACAGTTACTTATCCAATTAGAAAATCTCTGCGTTCGATAGCTAATGCTCGCTTTATCAAAGGAGAAGTGCAAAAAATAGATTTTGCGGCCAAAGTTGTTCAAACTGAGGCGATGAATTTAACCTATGACTATCTTGTCTTGGCAACGGGTAGCAAGACTCAATTTTTAGGCGTGGATGGCGCAGAGCAGTATGCTTTACCCATGAGAGCATTAGCAGATGCAGTTAATATACACGATCGCCTGATTAATAATTTTGAACGGGCGACGATTTGTCAGGATCGAGCCAGAAGAATTCAACTATTAACTATTGCTATTATTGGTGGCGGGGCGACAGGGGTAGAATTGGCAGGTTCAATTCAAGAATTAGTCAAAGCTACCTTAGCCAAAGATTACCCTAAAATTAATCCTCAAGAAGTAAGAGTAATTTTAATTCATTCGGGAGCAACGCTACTCCAAGATTATCCAGAACATTTAGGCAACTATACCTCTAGACAACTGCGTCGTCGGGGAGTCAGAGTGCATTTGCGATCGCGAGTAAATGAAGTCTTACCAGGAGCAATTAAACTCAATAATGGTGAGCTTTTAGAAACAGCAGCAATTATTTGGACAGCAGGAGTAGAAGCAGATCATCCTGAAGCAGAAGCTGAATTACCCACCGCTAGCAAAGCTAAAATTAGCGTCGAATCTACACTACAGTTACCCAACTATCCACAGGTGTATGCAGTAGGAGATGTTGCCCTGGTTAAACAAGATGGTGAACCTCTATTGGGCATTGCTCCAGAGGCATTACAGCAGGGAACAACAGTCGCTCAAAATCTGACAAGACAGTTACGAGGATTGCCACCTAAACCTTTTAACTATTTTAATAAAGGAAAAGCCGCAATCATTGCCCGTAACAGCGGTGTTGCTTATCTGTTTGGCAAAATTCCTCTACAAGGCTTTGCTGCTTGGTTGCTGTGGTTGGCAATACATCTTTATTATTTGCCAGGTATTGCCAATCGCTCGGTTATTCTGGGCAGTTGGTTACGTGACTATCTAACCAGAGAACGAGATATGCGACAGCTATTTAATCATCGGTAA
- a CDS encoding DoxX family protein — MKYLPLAARVCLCLIFLKAGISHILGYSGTVEMMAGMGLPIPYVLLIFTIAFQILGGLSLLLGYKVKIGSILLILFLIPATLAFHNPLGDPSQINDFLKNIGLIGGLLMVIYAGAGALSIDDTTTRNRRVSEEKSNFTA, encoded by the coding sequence ATGAAATATCTCCCTTTAGCTGCCCGTGTTTGTCTATGTCTAATTTTTCTCAAAGCAGGAATTAGTCATATTTTGGGCTACAGCGGTACGGTAGAAATGATGGCAGGTATGGGCTTACCCATTCCCTATGTCTTGCTGATCTTTACTATTGCCTTTCAAATTTTAGGTGGTCTTTCTTTATTGTTAGGATACAAGGTAAAAATTGGCTCAATACTGTTAATTTTATTTTTAATTCCTGCTACTTTAGCGTTTCATAATCCTCTAGGCGATCCTAGTCAAATTAATGATTTTTTGAAAAACATTGGTCTGATTGGGGGTTTATTAATGGTGATCTACGCAGGGGCAGGAGCTTTGAGTATTGACGATACCACTACAAGAAACCGTAGAGTTAGTGAAGAAAAGTCTAACTTTACGGCTTGA
- a CDS encoding TspO/MBR family protein, with protein MIPSWLAIGIVTLVIPLICNRFISSEDFRWFKRLRRPNWLTFEWAIPIIWTVIFICGAWSAYNVWSANPDTTSTWLLMGFYVVVETAISLYTVVMCKTRSLKVGTVIGGTGFFLGAILAVIVISISNTAFWLLVPYLLWSPIGTLVTWQMMKLNPLDA; from the coding sequence ATGATTCCTTCTTGGCTGGCAATTGGGATTGTTACCCTGGTTATTCCCTTGATCTGTAACCGCTTTATTTCTAGCGAAGATTTTCGCTGGTTTAAACGATTGCGTCGTCCCAATTGGTTAACCTTTGAATGGGCAATACCCATAATTTGGACAGTTATTTTTATCTGCGGTGCTTGGTCAGCTTACAATGTTTGGTCGGCTAATCCTGATACAACCTCAACCTGGTTATTAATGGGTTTTTATGTAGTCGTAGAAACGGCAATATCCTTGTACACCGTGGTGATGTGTAAAACTCGCAGCCTTAAGGTTGGAACAGTTATTGGCGGAACTGGCTTTTTTTTGGGAGCAATTTTGGCGGTGATAGTTATATCAATATCTAACACGGCTTTTTGGCTATTAGTTCCCTATTTGCTTTGGAGTCCGATTGGAACTTTAGTTACATGGCAAATGATGAAGCTAAATCCGCTAGATGCTTGA